The segment CATATTTCCAGTAATAGAATAGTATTTAATCTATTATATGCCACTAATGTAAATACAATGGAAAACCGAAGAACTTTCCAGTGAATGTTTGATGACTTAGTGAATATAcaatagaaaacaaaataaatagcctagttttgtctttatttgacGGGCCAATGCACAAAGATTGTACAAGCTCAAGAGATGGTTTGCATCAGTTAATTAGCCTATATCCATTTTGCAGTCCCTGGTCagcatcaaaacaaacacactaaacacacttcACCAAATAATGAACTCAATACAAAAAGGCAATGCATGTTTCTGAAAGCAAAATTAGGACAtactacaataaataataacaatatattaaatgttttattaaggtcATATAAATACTAATAGGACTTGTTGTGAGCTCAGAATAATGGATCATTGTCTGGTTTCCAGGGTTGTCCAGCTGCTGTCCGGAGGCGTCCTTGTCCCCAGAGACAGGGCAGTTTGCGGTTGGCCTTCATCACTGCCACACTGGTGCATGTGTTAGGCTTTCGGATGATCTCGCACCAGTCTGGATAGTCCACAGGCTTTGACCCACTGTGGAGCAAAGTGCAGGTGAACTGggtattttttactatttagaTGATTTACGTTATTACAATGCACTGGCAGCTTGGGGTAGATTGTTCAGCTTTGGTTTATTGGCTTTTCAACATTCATTTTTGCCTAATTT is part of the Periophthalmus magnuspinnatus isolate fPerMag1 chromosome 16, fPerMag1.2.pri, whole genome shotgun sequence genome and harbors:
- the msmp2 gene encoding prostate-associated microseminoprotein, which translates into the protein MTSDCLQCICMEPFGVGCCDHGSKPVDYPDWCEIIRKPNTCTSVAVMKANRKLPCLWGQGRLRTAAGQPWKPDNDPLF